Proteins co-encoded in one Medicago truncatula cultivar Jemalong A17 chromosome 8, MtrunA17r5.0-ANR, whole genome shotgun sequence genomic window:
- the LOC11430854 gene encoding pro-resilin — protein sequence MATSKVLSISLFVLLGLSMCSATRKLYGDENGFQPQGDHLPVPQITGSGGLPGVTGEGGLGDGRLPGEYIKPDGDGFYPEGDSLPSPNEEGSGGLPGGIGSGALPGGLRGVPGEGDLGDEKVLGGLPGGVNSGGDGYQPGGAEVPGGGGDGGLSGTEDGVLPDERGYV from the coding sequence atggCAACTTCGAAAGTTCTAAGCATTTCTCTCTTTGTGTTGTTGGGTTTAAGCATGTGTTCTGCTACTAGAAAACTCTATGGTGATGAAAATGGCTTTCAACCCCAAGGTGATCACCTTCCAGTTCCACAAATCACTGGATCTGGAGGACTGCCTGGTGTAACAGGTGAAGGAGGTTTGGGTGATGGAAGACTGCCTGGTGAATATATCAAACCTGATGGAGACGGCTTTTATCCCGAGGGCGACTCCCTTCCAAGTCCTAATGAAGAAGGATCTGGAGGACTTCCTGGTGGTATAGGATCTGGAGCACTGCCCGGAGGACTTCGTGGTGTACCAGGTGAAGGAGATTTGGGTGATGAAAAAGTACTTGGAGGACTGCCTGGTGGTGTGAATTCTGGTGGAGACGGCTATCAACCCGGTGGTGCAGAAGTTCCTGGTGGAGGAGGAGATGGAGGACTGTCTGGTACTGAAGATGGAGTCCTGCCTGATGAAAGAGGCtatgtataa